In one Mucilaginibacter ginsenosidivorax genomic region, the following are encoded:
- a CDS encoding DUF1801 domain-containing protein has translation MNVQEQIKTYIASQPEPKRGEMQELHEFILRVLPGYKLWFLDGKDSENKTVSNPNIGYGSYTIKYADGKTRDFYQIGLSANTTGISVYILGIKDKTYLAQTFGKTLGKASVTGYCIKFKTVKDINLGILETAIRYGVAATSES, from the coding sequence ATGAACGTACAAGAACAAATCAAAACGTATATTGCCAGCCAGCCCGAACCCAAACGTGGTGAAATGCAGGAGTTGCATGAGTTTATACTACGGGTGTTACCAGGATATAAACTATGGTTTCTTGATGGTAAAGACAGCGAAAATAAAACGGTTTCAAATCCTAATATAGGATACGGGTCTTACACTATTAAATATGCCGATGGCAAAACCAGGGATTTTTATCAGATTGGCCTGAGCGCAAACACAACCGGAATATCTGTTTATATCCTCGGCATCAAGGATAAAACGTACTTAGCCCAAACGTTTGGAAAAACATTAGGCAAGGCGAGCGTGACTGGCTATTGCATTAAGTTTAAAACAGTAAAAGATATCAACCTTGGCATACTTGAAACAGCAATACGCTATGGCGTTGCGGCTACAAGTGAAAGTTAA
- a CDS encoding helix-turn-helix domain-containing protein: protein MKSIPVDQLQNKTSAGLQIKVFGPGDRQQYEREIAHRDDHYIFFVLTNGSGQLMVDLQDIVVVAGQLYYILPSQVHYRIKTDGAEGWFLAVDTSIIAPDLKAVFENVLNVQLPLTLKDYELKQYSKLLTLLHEEFIARQHDEYYRLVIHALAQSFLAMAASSYQSVDIIGSKHTRPVELVRQFKILLGAHSHIVKSPSAYASRLNVSTGYLNEAVKKVTGSTVSYWIQQEIFSEAKRLLFYSDADVKEIAHKLGYSDYAYFIRLFRKAAGVSPLKFRMLNSKA, encoded by the coding sequence ATGAAAAGCATACCGGTAGACCAGTTACAAAATAAGACAAGCGCGGGCCTGCAGATCAAAGTTTTCGGGCCCGGAGATAGGCAGCAATACGAAAGAGAAATAGCTCACCGGGACGACCATTATATTTTTTTTGTGCTTACCAACGGCTCCGGACAACTAATGGTTGATTTACAGGATATTGTTGTTGTTGCAGGGCAGCTTTACTATATATTGCCATCGCAGGTTCATTACCGTATAAAAACTGATGGCGCTGAAGGGTGGTTCCTGGCAGTAGATACCTCAATAATTGCACCGGATTTGAAGGCAGTTTTTGAGAATGTTTTAAATGTACAGCTCCCGCTTACCCTAAAGGATTATGAATTAAAGCAATATTCAAAATTGTTGACTTTACTACATGAAGAGTTTATTGCGCGGCAGCATGATGAGTATTACCGGCTTGTTATTCATGCCCTGGCCCAGTCGTTTTTGGCTATGGCCGCCAGTAGCTATCAATCTGTAGATATTATAGGGAGTAAACATACCCGACCCGTTGAACTGGTGCGTCAATTTAAGATTTTGCTTGGCGCACATAGCCATATTGTTAAAAGTCCTTCCGCATATGCTTCAAGGCTTAATGTATCAACAGGCTATTTAAACGAGGCAGTTAAAAAGGTTACCGGTTCAACAGTAAGCTACTGGATACAGCAGGAAATATTCAGCGAAGCAAAACGCCTGTTATTTTACAGCGACGCCGATGTAAAGGAAATAGCCCATAAATTGGGTTATTCAGACTATGCCTATTTTATTCGTCTTTTTCGAAAGGCAGCCGGGGTGTCCCCATTAAAATTCAGGATGCTTAACAGCAAAGCTTAA
- a CDS encoding short chain dehydrogenase, with protein MKIIIVGATGTIGKHITEALQKDNELIKAGSKSGDLQVDISSPESIENLYKQAGKFDALVCASGDGHFGPLGSMKDADFRIGVNSKLMGQVNLVLIGQHYINPKGSFTLTSGSLAEDPIVLGANLSAMNGAINGFVRGAAVELENNVRINAVAPDVVEESPAYFPYFHGHIPVSMHRVTQAYLKSVLGSQTGQVYKVL; from the coding sequence ATGAAAATAATTATTGTAGGTGCCACTGGCACAATTGGAAAACACATTACCGAAGCATTACAAAAGGACAATGAACTGATAAAAGCCGGATCAAAAAGCGGCGACCTGCAGGTAGATATCTCTTCGCCCGAATCGATAGAAAACCTTTACAAGCAGGCAGGCAAGTTTGATGCCTTGGTTTGCGCAAGCGGCGATGGCCATTTTGGGCCCCTGGGCAGTATGAAGGATGCCGATTTCAGGATAGGTGTTAACAGCAAACTGATGGGGCAGGTTAACCTGGTATTGATAGGCCAGCACTACATCAACCCCAAAGGATCGTTCACATTAACTTCGGGTTCATTGGCCGAGGATCCGATTGTGCTGGGGGCTAATTTAAGCGCGATGAACGGTGCCATCAACGGTTTTGTACGCGGAGCAGCGGTTGAACTTGAAAACAACGTACGTATAAATGCTGTAGCACCTGATGTGGTAGAAGAATCGCCGGCCTATTTCCCATATTTTCATGGGCATATCCCGGTGAGCATGCACCGGGTAACGCAGGCGTACCTCAAAAGCGTGCTGGGCAGCCAAACCGGGCAGGTTTATAAAGTACTGTAA
- a CDS encoding winged helix-turn-helix transcriptional regulator, giving the protein MLAAEINKKYIDPVCDCPITAAIGIVGGKWKPVIIWILITGPKRFGELHKTIPGIALKVLSRHLKELEADGIITRKVYAQVPPKVEYTLTEKGQSLNDVMQLLADWGRKNIVVAG; this is encoded by the coding sequence ATGTTAGCAGCAGAAATAAATAAAAAATATATCGACCCGGTTTGCGATTGCCCCATAACGGCGGCTATTGGCATTGTAGGCGGCAAGTGGAAACCCGTTATCATCTGGATTTTGATAACCGGCCCTAAGCGGTTTGGCGAGCTACATAAAACAATACCAGGCATAGCGTTGAAAGTTTTATCGAGGCATTTAAAAGAACTGGAAGCCGATGGCATTATAACCCGGAAAGTATATGCCCAGGTACCACCGAAAGTAGAGTACACGCTTACCGAAAAAGGACAATCGCTAAACGATGTTATGCAGTTGCTGGCCGATTGGGGCCGCAAAAACATTGTGGTAGCCGGATAA
- a CDS encoding cupin domain-containing protein, which translates to MEERDKNNTAPEGFGPVAAQYFTGTAWLKMRVVPDAITNCAIGEVIFEPGCRNNWHTHPSNQILIVTQGVGYYQEDGSAIREIGVGDVVNVLPGTKHWHGATPNGRFAHYAVGINTEKGVVDWLEPVTDEQYYSFK; encoded by the coding sequence ATGGAAGAGCGAGACAAAAACAATACCGCACCCGAGGGATTTGGCCCGGTTGCTGCCCAATATTTTACAGGCACTGCATGGCTAAAAATGCGGGTTGTTCCGGATGCAATCACCAACTGCGCAATTGGCGAGGTGATATTTGAACCCGGATGTAGGAATAACTGGCATACGCACCCAAGTAACCAAATACTTATTGTAACCCAGGGCGTGGGTTATTACCAGGAAGACGGTTCTGCTATCCGTGAAATTGGTGTGGGGGATGTTGTAAACGTTTTGCCGGGTACTAAACACTGGCACGGGGCAACACCAAACGGCAGATTTGCACATTATGCAGTGGGTATTAATACCGAAAAGGGAGTTGTAGATTGGCTTGAACCCGTTACAGACGAACAATATTACAGCTTCAAATAA
- a CDS encoding acetylxylan esterase → MMLFKTRILYPTVALWLCSFASFSQQINYPPADKVAADFKKLLERPRVPLNPAFEVTKTDSVIIEHGFIYSEKNERVPMLIYKPVTGTRAHPAVVFLHGTGGRKEDNKKILYQLAKRGIMGVAIDARFHGERIAGGAHGSTEYVAAATAAWENKDKARQTHPFLFDTAFDLWRITDYLVSRPDVDANRIGMGGISMGGIETWLAASADKRIKVVVLDISVQSFKWSLDNDKWQARAGTIQGAHLQAAKDLGDSVLNKRNVKAVWDKLLPNITGEFDCPSMLRLMAPRALLVVGTENDPNCPLPGANIAYASAMQAYAAKKATSRISRDVTPKLFHTSTPEHFKMTLDWFSKWL, encoded by the coding sequence ATGATGTTGTTTAAAACCAGGATACTTTACCCAACTGTTGCGTTGTGGTTGTGCTCATTTGCTTCATTCTCACAACAAATAAACTATCCGCCTGCTGATAAAGTGGCTGCCGATTTTAAAAAGCTGCTTGAAAGGCCGCGGGTTCCGTTAAATCCTGCTTTTGAGGTAACCAAAACAGATTCGGTTATCATTGAGCATGGTTTTATTTACAGCGAAAAAAATGAAAGGGTACCCATGCTTATTTACAAGCCGGTTACCGGAACCAGGGCGCACCCTGCGGTTGTTTTTTTACATGGCACGGGCGGCCGCAAAGAGGATAATAAAAAAATATTGTACCAGTTAGCCAAACGCGGCATCATGGGCGTGGCTATTGATGCCCGTTTTCACGGCGAACGTATTGCCGGCGGCGCGCATGGTTCAACAGAGTATGTGGCAGCCGCTACCGCGGCCTGGGAAAATAAGGACAAAGCCCGCCAAACTCACCCATTTTTGTTTGATACCGCCTTTGACCTTTGGCGGATAACCGATTACCTGGTGAGCAGGCCGGATGTTGATGCAAACCGTATTGGTATGGGCGGTATCTCGATGGGGGGGATCGAAACCTGGCTTGCGGCCTCGGCTGATAAGCGGATAAAGGTAGTTGTGTTGGATATTTCGGTACAAAGCTTCAAATGGTCGTTAGATAATGATAAATGGCAGGCGCGTGCAGGTACTATCCAAGGCGCTCATTTACAAGCTGCAAAAGACCTTGGCGATTCGGTTTTAAATAAACGCAACGTGAAAGCCGTATGGGATAAATTGCTGCCCAATATTACCGGCGAGTTTGACTGCCCGTCCATGCTTCGGCTGATGGCGCCGCGGGCGCTGTTGGTTGTTGGTACCGAGAACGATCCTAATTGCCCATTGCCCGGCGCAAATATTGCCTATGCATCAGCCATGCAGGCCTATGCCGCCAAAAAAGCGACGAGCAGAATTAGCCGCGATGTAACGCCGAAGCTTTTTCATACATCCACGCCGGAACATTTTAAAATGACGCTGGACTGGTTTAGTAAGTGGTTGTAG
- a CDS encoding helix-turn-helix domain-containing protein, protein MNQLTVKMMEKILRIDNVSGHDAFYHQENLHPLVSIINFEGTAPEVYASKMSFGFYAVYLKDVRCGDIKYGRATYDYQDRTLVFVAPGQVINVSIDQDYKPQGFALLFHPDLLSGTPLGRHIHDYSFFAYESKEALHLSEKERKIVLDCFSKIRYELEQGTDKHSKTLIAANIELFLNYCVRFYDRQFITRNNVNRSNIEKFENLLKEYFHSDKPQTIGLPAVTYCATQLHLSPNYFGDMVKKETGKTAIEYIQLKVMNLAKERILDTSKSISEIAYELGFKYPQHFTRTFKKNTGYSPNEYRSLN, encoded by the coding sequence TTGAATCAGTTAACAGTAAAAATGATGGAAAAGATATTGAGGATAGATAATGTGAGCGGGCACGATGCATTTTACCACCAGGAAAACCTGCATCCGTTGGTAAGCATAATTAATTTTGAAGGTACGGCACCTGAGGTATATGCATCAAAAATGAGTTTCGGTTTCTACGCGGTTTATCTGAAAGATGTACGTTGTGGCGATATCAAATATGGCCGTGCTACTTATGATTACCAGGACCGTACACTGGTATTTGTTGCGCCAGGCCAGGTCATTAATGTTAGCATTGACCAGGATTATAAACCGCAGGGCTTTGCGCTCCTTTTTCACCCCGACCTGCTATCGGGTACGCCGCTTGGCCGGCATATTCATGACTACAGCTTTTTTGCTTATGAATCAAAAGAAGCGCTGCATTTATCAGAAAAAGAACGAAAGATTGTTTTAGACTGTTTCTCGAAGATAAGGTATGAGCTGGAACAGGGAACGGACAAGCACAGCAAAACACTAATTGCGGCAAACATCGAATTATTTCTTAATTATTGCGTGCGGTTTTATGACAGGCAATTTATTACGCGCAACAATGTAAACCGCAGCAATATCGAAAAATTCGAAAACCTGCTTAAAGAGTATTTCCATTCAGATAAGCCACAAACCATTGGCCTGCCTGCAGTTACTTATTGTGCCACACAGCTGCACCTTTCGCCTAACTACTTCGGCGATATGGTAAAAAAGGAAACCGGAAAAACAGCCATAGAATATATTCAGCTGAAGGTAATGAACCTGGCTAAGGAACGTATTTTAGATACCAGCAAGTCAATCAGCGAAATAGCCTATGAACTCGGTTTCAAATACCCCCAACATTTTACACGCACATTTAAGAAAAATACAGGTTACTCGCCAAATGAGTACAGATCACTCAATTAA
- a CDS encoding amidohydrolase family protein, producing the protein MRIVTLEEHISLPEMAGKIPKQALGGFGKSEVMQRFAPKLADITGERLKSMDANGITMQVLSVDSSGANLLSATEGPAFAKQYNELIAARIAGFGNRFTAFAHLPTTAPAAAADELEHAVKEYHFRGAMIRGLTQDKFLDQPEFAPIFERAERLDVPIYLHPGLPPKGVADIYYSGLPNYSGIAEALACYGWGWHSETALHVLRLLFAGIFDKYPKLKLIIGHMGEMLPMIMARAERAFKPGAGGANQRTLTDTFRDQVYITTSGFFTQPPLKIALDTFGINNIMFSVDYPFSTNEQGIEFLNAIELPDEQKAKIAHGNADKLLNLKI; encoded by the coding sequence ATGCGGATAGTTACACTTGAAGAACATATTTCGTTACCGGAAATGGCCGGTAAAATCCCCAAACAAGCATTGGGTGGTTTCGGTAAATCAGAAGTTATGCAACGGTTTGCCCCAAAATTGGCCGATATAACCGGCGAACGTTTAAAATCCATGGATGCCAATGGTATAACGATGCAGGTACTCTCTGTTGATAGTTCGGGCGCTAATTTGCTGAGTGCCACAGAAGGCCCGGCTTTTGCAAAGCAATACAATGAGTTGATTGCAGCAAGGATTGCTGGTTTCGGGAACAGATTTACAGCTTTTGCCCATCTACCTACAACGGCCCCAGCTGCCGCGGCCGATGAATTAGAACACGCTGTAAAAGAATATCATTTTCGCGGCGCCATGATAAGGGGGCTTACACAGGATAAATTTTTAGATCAGCCGGAATTTGCACCGATATTTGAACGTGCCGAAAGGCTGGACGTTCCAATTTATCTTCACCCCGGCCTGCCGCCAAAAGGTGTTGCCGATATCTATTATAGCGGATTACCCAATTATTCGGGCATAGCCGAAGCTTTAGCTTGTTACGGCTGGGGATGGCACTCAGAAACGGCACTACATGTTTTACGCCTGCTTTTTGCCGGTATTTTTGATAAATATCCTAAGCTAAAATTAATTATTGGCCATATGGGCGAAATGCTGCCGATGATAATGGCAAGGGCCGAGCGGGCATTTAAACCCGGGGCAGGGGGCGCTAACCAACGAACGCTGACCGATACTTTTCGGGACCAGGTTTATATTACAACCAGCGGTTTTTTTACACAGCCGCCATTGAAAATAGCTTTAGATACTTTTGGTATCAATAATATTATGTTTTCTGTAGACTATCCGTTTAGCACGAACGAACAGGGGATTGAATTTTTAAATGCGATTGAGCTTCCTGACGAGCAGAAAGCAAAGATTGCTCACGGGAATGCAGACAAGTTGCTGAACTTGAAGATATAA
- a CDS encoding helix-turn-helix domain-containing protein → MINPTEIIPGVLFYSYLSTRQKHRVGFLSHNTLVLQVSGQFTLETAGQKISMKRGEMLLIGKNQLGQITKTPLPDEDYETIVISLQEELLRKIALEEQIEIQHKYTGPANILIPANDFLQGYFQSVIPYVRNPAEKLTTELGILKVNEGVKLLLHIMPELRNFLFDFSEPYKIDLQKFMLSNFHFNLPVEKFAQLTGRSLAGFKRDFQKTFGMAPRHWLQEKRLTEARHLIETKNKRPSAIYLDLGFESLSHFSHSFKKKFGKAPTG, encoded by the coding sequence ATGATAAATCCAACCGAAATAATACCAGGAGTTCTCTTTTATTCCTATCTCTCTACCAGGCAAAAGCATCGCGTAGGATTTCTGTCGCACAACACCCTGGTATTGCAGGTATCGGGGCAATTTACTTTGGAAACTGCTGGCCAAAAAATTTCGATGAAGCGTGGGGAAATGTTACTGATAGGCAAAAATCAGCTGGGCCAGATAACCAAAACCCCGCTGCCCGATGAAGATTATGAAACGATTGTAATTTCGCTGCAGGAAGAATTACTCCGTAAGATAGCGCTGGAAGAGCAGATAGAGATACAGCATAAATATACCGGCCCGGCCAACATTCTTATCCCGGCAAACGATTTTCTGCAAGGCTATTTTCAGTCTGTAATACCCTATGTACGGAATCCGGCAGAAAAACTGACTACTGAGTTGGGTATTTTAAAAGTAAATGAGGGTGTAAAGCTGCTGCTGCATATTATGCCCGAGCTCAGGAACTTTCTGTTCGATTTCTCTGAACCCTATAAGATCGACCTGCAAAAATTCATGCTCAGCAATTTTCATTTTAACCTCCCTGTCGAAAAATTTGCGCAACTCACCGGGCGAAGTCTCGCCGGGTTCAAGCGCGATTTCCAGAAAACTTTTGGCATGGCGCCCCGGCATTGGCTACAGGAAAAAAGGCTGACGGAAGCCCGCCACCTCATCGAAACAAAAAACAAAAGGCCATCCGCCATCTACCTCGACCTGGGTTTTGAAAGCCTCTCGCACTTCTCGCATTCCTTTAAGAAAAAGTTTGGCAAGGCGCCTACGGGATAG
- a CDS encoding DoxX family membrane protein — MKNSSGIAQLVLRIALGLGFILPVLDRLGVLGPNGSAGVAWGDWKHFVDYTNTLTPFLNRTLANVMAALATLAEIIFGICLVIGYKTKQVALGAALLTLAFGLSMAVFLGIGAPFNYPVFVFTGAGLVLSGIGRYKWSIDDFTGNKI, encoded by the coding sequence ATGAAAAACTCATCAGGAATAGCACAATTAGTTTTACGTATCGCGCTCGGACTGGGCTTTATACTGCCGGTATTGGACAGGCTGGGCGTACTGGGGCCAAATGGATCAGCCGGAGTAGCCTGGGGCGATTGGAAACATTTTGTTGACTATACCAATACATTAACACCTTTTTTAAACCGTACTTTGGCCAATGTAATGGCAGCATTGGCCACGCTCGCCGAAATTATTTTTGGCATTTGCCTTGTAATAGGTTATAAAACTAAACAGGTAGCTTTAGGAGCGGCGCTGCTGACCCTTGCGTTCGGCTTATCTATGGCTGTTTTTTTGGGTATCGGAGCCCCGTTTAATTACCCCGTTTTTGTTTTTACCGGTGCCGGATTGGTTTTATCTGGCATAGGCCGTTATAAATGGAGCATTGATGATTTTACGGGTAATAAAATATAG
- a CDS encoding protease inhibitor I42 family protein — protein sequence MKLIYKCTCIIACLAIMSCHKDKNTGDSAIKQLTSTDSGSTATVSMGQTISLTLGNPGDGGYQFNDPKYNSSVLTLVSHKENVGVHAGMIGDFGKDIWTFTAKGSGTTTLEVTAHRGNTEIISMFSNQIVVK from the coding sequence ATGAAGTTAATTTATAAATGTACATGTATCATAGCTTGCCTGGCCATAATGAGTTGCCATAAAGATAAAAACACCGGAGATAGCGCCATTAAGCAACTAACCTCAACTGATTCGGGCAGCACAGCCACGGTTAGTATGGGCCAAACCATTTCTTTAACCTTAGGCAATCCCGGCGATGGTGGCTACCAGTTTAACGATCCCAAGTACAACAGCTCGGTATTAACATTGGTGAGCCACAAGGAAAATGTAGGTGTACACGCCGGCATGATTGGCGATTTTGGCAAAGACATCTGGACCTTTACCGCAAAAGGAAGCGGTACAACTACACTCGAAGTAACCGCCCACCGCGGCAATACCGAGATTATATCAATGTTCTCTAACCAAATCGTCGTAAAATAA
- a CDS encoding aldo/keto reductase, protein MKNITKINLGNNGPLVSKLGLGCMRMSSVWGGPVNDESESIATIQAALDNGINFLNTGDFYGSGHNELLVGKAIKGRRDDAFISVKFGAIFYNGQWIGLDLRPTAIKNFINYSLVRLGIDTIDLYQPCRLDNSVPVEDVIGTIADMIKEGKVRYLGVSEITADQLRKANSVHPVTALEIGYSLADRQIETDLLPTAKELGIGIVAFANTAEGLLTGEMKAPLAANDYHNHFSRFQGDNLVKNLEKVEVLKTMAREKGTTPTQLAIAWVNAQGDHIMPLVSMSRRTRLPENMQAMEIEFTPAEMDTLNTQFSPGAILGGTYLQR, encoded by the coding sequence ATGAAAAACATAACAAAAATAAACCTCGGCAACAATGGGCCGCTTGTTTCTAAACTCGGCTTAGGCTGCATGCGCATGTCGTCAGTTTGGGGCGGACCGGTTAATGACGAAAGTGAAAGTATTGCAACCATTCAGGCGGCATTAGATAACGGGATTAATTTCCTGAACACCGGTGATTTTTATGGCAGCGGCCATAACGAGCTGCTGGTAGGCAAAGCCATAAAAGGCCGAAGGGACGATGCCTTCATCAGTGTTAAATTTGGCGCTATCTTCTATAACGGCCAATGGATAGGGTTAGATTTGCGCCCTACAGCCATCAAAAACTTCATCAACTATTCGCTGGTGCGTTTGGGGATAGATACCATCGACCTATACCAGCCCTGCAGGCTTGACAACAGCGTTCCGGTGGAAGATGTGATAGGCACCATTGCCGACATGATAAAAGAAGGCAAGGTACGCTACCTTGGTGTTTCCGAAATAACTGCCGATCAGTTGCGTAAGGCCAATAGTGTACACCCGGTAACGGCGCTGGAAATAGGTTATTCATTGGCCGACCGACAGATAGAAACCGACTTGCTGCCTACAGCCAAAGAACTGGGCATTGGCATAGTAGCCTTTGCCAACACCGCCGAAGGCTTACTTACCGGCGAAATGAAGGCACCGCTTGCCGCCAATGATTACCACAATCATTTCTCGCGTTTCCAGGGGGATAATCTTGTAAAAAACCTGGAGAAAGTGGAAGTATTAAAAACAATGGCAAGGGAAAAAGGCACCACCCCCACCCAATTGGCCATAGCCTGGGTTAATGCCCAAGGCGATCACATCATGCCCCTGGTAAGCATGAGCCGAAGAACCCGCCTGCCAGAGAACATGCAAGCCATGGAGATTGAATTTACGCCGGCTGAGATGGATACCCTTAATACCCAATTTTCGCCGGGTGCAATACTTGGCGGCACATACCTGCAACGATAA
- a CDS encoding putative quinol monooxygenase, with amino-acid sequence MKTRYSIFVLVILSIMLNLGLNSAVAQQGERKVRIARIEIYPAYLDEYKAALAEHAKTAVKVEPGVLALQAVYDKANPTKVTVFEVYANEAAYQAHLQTVHFLKYKSGTLKMVKSLELVEVAPIAMEIKPALIENKD; translated from the coding sequence ATGAAAACAAGGTATTCAATTTTTGTATTAGTTATTTTAAGTATCATGCTCAACTTAGGTTTAAATTCGGCCGTTGCGCAGCAGGGCGAAAGAAAAGTAAGGATTGCCAGGATTGAAATTTACCCCGCCTACTTAGATGAATATAAGGCGGCGCTTGCGGAGCATGCAAAAACCGCGGTAAAGGTTGAACCTGGTGTGCTTGCTTTGCAGGCGGTATATGATAAGGCGAACCCCACTAAGGTTACCGTTTTTGAAGTATACGCTAATGAGGCGGCTTACCAGGCCCATTTACAAACGGTTCATTTTTTGAAATATAAAAGCGGGACATTAAAAATGGTAAAATCGCTGGAGCTGGTTGAAGTTGCACCTATTGCAATGGAGATAAAGCCCGCTTTAATAGAAAATAAAGATTAG
- a CDS encoding glucose 1-dehydrogenase, translating to MKTMEGKVALVTGAASGLGLATAKTFAEAGAAVALADWDEKAVNVAATQLAAAGYKTLAIKCDVSDEKQVQDMVGKTVLAFGGLDYAFNNAGVQNKLAEAADQTREDFDRVNGINYRGVWSCMKYELQQMRKQGSGAIVNCASIGGIRAGAQRGVYHGAKHGVIGLTISAAVEYAGRGIRINSISPGLFQTAMSDQMIAAGQKEALDAMLAMVPIGRLGRAEEIASTVLFLCSDAASMVVGHNLVVDGGFTI from the coding sequence ATGAAAACAATGGAAGGGAAAGTGGCACTGGTTACCGGCGCAGCGTCAGGTTTAGGATTAGCAACTGCTAAGACATTTGCCGAGGCCGGCGCCGCGGTAGCGTTGGCCGATTGGGATGAAAAGGCAGTTAACGTAGCCGCAACGCAACTGGCTGCGGCGGGCTATAAAACCCTGGCCATAAAATGTGATGTATCTGACGAAAAACAGGTACAAGACATGGTTGGTAAAACCGTTTTGGCCTTTGGCGGCCTTGATTACGCTTTTAATAATGCCGGCGTGCAGAACAAACTGGCAGAAGCTGCAGACCAAACCCGCGAGGATTTTGATAGGGTTAACGGCATAAACTACCGGGGTGTTTGGAGTTGCATGAAATACGAACTACAACAAATGCGTAAACAGGGAAGCGGCGCCATAGTGAATTGTGCTTCAATAGGGGGCATCCGTGCGGGTGCTCAACGCGGTGTTTATCACGGTGCAAAGCACGGCGTTATCGGGTTAACCATAAGCGCAGCCGTTGAGTACGCCGGCCGGGGTATCCGTATTAACAGTATTAGCCCGGGGCTTTTTCAAACCGCAATGTCAGACCAGATGATTGCCGCAGGGCAAAAAGAAGCGCTTGACGCTATGTTGGCCATGGTGCCTATTGGTCGTTTAGGCCGCGCAGAGGAGATTGCAAGCACTGTACTGTTTCTTTGCAGTGATGCGGCAAGCATGGTAGTGGGGCACAACCTGGTAGTAGATGGCGGGTTCACCATCTGA